The Methanobacterium lacus genome includes a region encoding these proteins:
- a CDS encoding ribose-phosphate diphosphokinase, translating into MLIGGSASQKLAAKVARELDQKLNPVETRRFPDGERYIRIKGEVLNEAVVIQSTGHPQDANLMELFLMLKNLKSLGVERIRVVIPYFGYGRQERRFKSGEAVSAVIVSELLEAAGASEIYSINFHEKNIKEFFSIPVHEISAMPLIANYIAKTMNNPLILGPDKGALGFAEEIAEILDCECDHLEKVRISPEHVETKPKHIDVDGREVVIIDDIISTGGTIVNATKILKDLGAKKVVVGCVHPVLVEDALLKIFAAGVDDVFSTDTLRSDVSNISVAPLVAACLKKFE; encoded by the coding sequence TTGTTAATAGGAGGATCTGCATCTCAAAAATTAGCTGCTAAAGTAGCAAGGGAATTGGACCAAAAATTAAACCCCGTTGAAACTAGAAGATTTCCAGATGGGGAACGATACATAAGGATAAAAGGAGAAGTCCTAAATGAAGCTGTGGTTATTCAATCCACAGGCCATCCTCAAGATGCAAATTTAATGGAATTATTTTTAATGCTCAAAAATCTTAAGAGTCTCGGTGTTGAGAGAATAAGAGTTGTTATACCCTACTTCGGATATGGTAGACAGGAAAGAAGATTTAAAAGTGGGGAAGCAGTGTCTGCAGTGATAGTTTCAGAACTGCTTGAAGCTGCGGGTGCTTCAGAGATATACTCCATAAACTTCCATGAAAAAAATATCAAGGAATTCTTCAGCATCCCCGTACATGAAATATCTGCAATGCCACTCATTGCTAACTACATAGCTAAAACCATGAACAACCCATTAATACTTGGACCTGATAAAGGTGCCTTGGGATTTGCAGAGGAAATAGCTGAAATTCTTGACTGTGAATGTGATCATCTTGAAAAGGTCAGGATCTCACCTGAACACGTTGAAACCAAACCGAAACATATTGATGTGGATGGAAGGGAAGTTGTTATAATTGATGATATCATCAGTACAGGCGGTACAATAGTGAATGCAACCAAGATATTGAAGGATCTTGGAGCTAAAAAGGTTGTTGTTGGATGTGTACATCCAGTGCTGGTGGAAGATGCTCTACTAAAAATATTTGCGGCAGGAGTCGATGATGTGTTTTCAACAGACACCCTCAGATCAGATGTGAGCAACATTTCCGTTGCACCGTTAGTTGCAGCATGTCTTAAGAAGTTCGAATGA
- a CDS encoding DEAD/DEAH box helicase — MEKLRFKDLNISSEIQRAVEDMGFEEATPIQSLAIPHVLEGKDVTGQAQTGTGKTAAFGIPILETVDPSNRDLQAVILCPTRELAIQVAEEMKKLSKYMRKIGILPVYGGQPIERQIKALKKGVQIIIGTPGRVMDHMRRGTIDMGSVKMLILDEADEMLDMGFREDIEFVLDYIPDERQILLFSATMSPDILYITRRYQESPEFLKVVPKELTVPEIKQIYFEVKEKMKLDVLSRLLDINDFKLSLVFCNTKRRVDKLVNHLQIRGYAADGLHGDMSQRQRDNVMSKFRSGNIEILVATDVAARGIDVDNVEAVFNFDVPNDDEYYVHRIGRTGRAGKTGIAYTFVSGKEVYQLRDIMRYTKTKIEQQQIPSASDVAEIKTTNFLEKIKRIINNDNIDNEVRMVEKMMEEDYSSVETAAALLKIVMEKSGTTTKTTSSQDYGDTGAASGQVRLFINIGRKDKVKVRDIIRAIADKTGLSSSAIGKVDIFDKFSFVEVPKQSASDVISTMSGTKVKGRAVNMEPANRKS, encoded by the coding sequence ATGGAAAAACTTAGATTTAAAGATTTAAATATATCTAGCGAGATACAGCGTGCTGTTGAAGATATGGGTTTTGAGGAGGCCACTCCGATTCAATCATTAGCCATACCCCATGTCCTCGAGGGCAAAGATGTCACAGGTCAGGCCCAGACAGGAACAGGAAAAACAGCAGCATTTGGAATACCAATTCTCGAAACTGTGGATCCGTCCAATAGAGATCTACAGGCCGTCATACTGTGTCCTACAAGGGAACTTGCAATACAAGTTGCCGAGGAAATGAAAAAACTGTCCAAGTACATGCGAAAAATTGGAATACTACCTGTTTACGGTGGTCAACCAATAGAAAGACAAATAAAAGCACTTAAAAAGGGTGTTCAAATTATAATAGGCACACCTGGAAGGGTGATGGATCATATGAGGCGCGGAACCATAGATATGGGTTCTGTTAAGATGCTGATCCTTGATGAAGCTGATGAAATGCTTGACATGGGATTCAGGGAAGATATTGAATTCGTTCTGGATTACATTCCAGATGAAAGACAGATTCTTCTGTTCTCTGCCACAATGTCTCCGGATATTTTGTACATAACAAGGAGATACCAGGAATCACCAGAATTTTTAAAGGTTGTTCCCAAGGAACTCACAGTTCCTGAAATTAAGCAGATCTACTTCGAAGTGAAAGAGAAGATGAAACTCGATGTTTTATCCCGTTTACTCGATATAAATGATTTTAAACTATCACTAGTTTTCTGTAACACCAAGAGAAGGGTGGACAAACTTGTAAATCACCTGCAAATCAGGGGATACGCTGCTGATGGACTTCATGGAGACATGAGTCAGAGGCAGAGGGACAATGTAATGTCCAAGTTCAGATCTGGAAACATCGAGATCCTCGTTGCAACAGATGTTGCTGCAAGGGGAATTGATGTGGACAACGTTGAAGCAGTTTTCAACTTTGATGTTCCAAACGATGATGAATATTACGTTCACAGAATTGGAAGAACCGGAAGAGCTGGTAAAACCGGTATTGCATACACCTTCGTTTCTGGTAAAGAAGTTTACCAACTCAGGGACATAATGAGATACACCAAGACCAAAATTGAACAACAGCAAATACCATCAGCCAGTGATGTTGCAGAGATCAAAACAACCAATTTCCTTGAAAAAATCAAACGCATTATCAACAATGACAACATCGACAACGAAGTACGCATGGTTGAGAAGATGATGGAGGAAGATTACAGTTCAGTTGAAACTGCTGCAGCACTTCTAAAAATTGTCATGGAAAAGAGCGGAACAACAACTAAAACAACAAGTTCACAGGACTATGGAGATACTGGAGCTGCATCTGGACAGGTCAGACTTTTCATAAACATCGGAAGAAAGGACAAGGTCAAAGTAAGAGATATCATAAGGGCCATAGCAGATAAAACAGGCCTTTCAAGTTCTGCAATTGGAAAGGTGGATATCTTCGATAAATTCTCATTCGTAGAAGTTCCAAAACAAAGTGCAAGTGATGTTATTTCTACCATGAGCGGAACAAAGGTCAAGGGCAGAGCCGTCAATATGGAACCTGCAAACAGGAAAAGCTGA
- a CDS encoding GNAT family N-acetyltransferase translates to MDLDIRNVVTDDFMGIARLAENCGHMSTMPNAVYHLFTRHFKKTSFVVEDNSNHKILGFLLGFISQDDPEESYIHLLCLDSELRGGGIGKALMNQFAETVSKNGCKKIKLVTKPHNKISINFYLKMGFKSCKSSETFESEGLNVYKDFDGPDEDKIIFIKSL, encoded by the coding sequence ATGGATTTAGATATTAGAAACGTTGTTACAGATGATTTTATGGGAATTGCAAGATTAGCTGAGAACTGTGGGCATATGTCAACCATGCCCAACGCTGTTTACCATTTATTCACAAGACATTTTAAGAAAACATCATTCGTGGTTGAAGACAATTCCAACCATAAAATTCTAGGTTTTCTACTGGGGTTTATATCACAAGACGATCCAGAAGAAAGTTACATCCATCTGTTATGTTTAGATTCTGAGTTGAGGGGTGGTGGAATTGGAAAAGCTCTCATGAACCAATTTGCAGAAACTGTATCTAAAAATGGCTGTAAAAAGATTAAACTTGTAACCAAACCCCACAACAAAATATCCATTAACTTCTATCTTAAAATGGGTTTTAAATCATGTAAATCCTCCGAAACATTTGAATCAGAGGGTTTAAATGTTTATAAAGATTTTGATGGGCCTGATGAAGACAAAATTATATTTATCAAATCGCTGTGA
- the hypA gene encoding hydrogenase maturation nickel metallochaperone HypA, with translation MHELSMADAMVKTVLDVAEKNDATEVLDVTIEIGKLTMLNPEQLKFLLDVLVENTLLEGAEINIVEVPVEINCNVCEYSGAADMDDSDHYLAIVECPECGERNVEITAGRECNVKNIKIEKEEGDEDA, from the coding sequence ATGCACGAACTTTCAATGGCTGATGCCATGGTAAAAACAGTTTTGGATGTAGCTGAGAAGAATGATGCTACAGAAGTACTTGATGTTACCATAGAAATTGGTAAACTCACAATGCTCAACCCAGAACAGCTAAAATTCCTTCTGGATGTCCTTGTTGAAAATACCCTGCTTGAAGGGGCAGAAATCAACATAGTTGAAGTGCCAGTCGAGATCAACTGTAACGTATGTGAATACTCAGGCGCTGCTGACATGGATGATTCAGATCATTACTTGGCAATAGTTGAATGTCCCGAGTGCGGAGAGAGAAATGTTGAAATAACCGCAGGAAGGGAATGTAACGTTAAAAATATCAAAATAGAAAAGGAAGAGGGAGATGAAGATGCATAA
- the hypB gene encoding hydrogenase nickel incorporation protein HypB: MHKIADIEIQHDIMVANSKLAGKNQKILDDADVFSVDVLGAIGSGKTSLIETLIQKMDHNIGVIAGDVISKYDAGRFEQYDIPVVGLNTGKECHLDAHLVKHAFGDLPLESIDLLFIENVGNLICPVDFDLGSHIRMVVISVSEGDDTVEKHPLIFQNADLVVINKVDIADAVGADQDKMVADVKILNPDVKVIKSSLKTGQGLDEIISSIESFMKQ, from the coding sequence ATGCATAAAATTGCAGATATAGAAATTCAGCATGACATCATGGTTGCAAACAGTAAGTTAGCCGGAAAAAATCAGAAGATCCTAGATGATGCAGATGTATTTTCCGTGGATGTTTTAGGAGCAATAGGATCCGGTAAAACATCACTTATTGAAACCCTCATACAAAAAATGGACCACAACATAGGGGTCATTGCAGGGGATGTCATAAGTAAGTACGATGCTGGAAGGTTTGAGCAGTACGATATTCCAGTTGTGGGTTTAAACACTGGAAAGGAATGTCATTTAGATGCCCACCTTGTTAAACATGCATTTGGAGATCTTCCCCTAGAATCCATAGATCTTCTCTTCATTGAAAATGTTGGAAACCTGATATGTCCAGTTGATTTTGATCTGGGTTCCCACATCAGGATGGTTGTGATAAGTGTCAGTGAAGGTGATGACACAGTTGAAAAACATCCCCTAATATTCCAAAATGCAGATCTGGTTGTCATCAACAAGGTAGATATAGCAGATGCTGTCGGAGCAGATCAGGATAAAATGGTTGCAGATGTTAAAATATTAAATCCTGATGTGAAGGTAATTAAAAGCAGCCTCAAAACTGGTCAAGGACTCGATGAAATAATAAGCTCAATTGAATCTTTCATGAAACAGTAA